In the genome of Carassius carassius chromosome 12, fCarCar2.1, whole genome shotgun sequence, the window aactttaaaaacaatgttcctcaacgtcaaattgcaaaggctttgcaaatctcatcatctacagtgcataacatcatcaaaagattcagagaaactggagaaatctctgtgcgtaagggacaaggccggagacctttattggatgcccgtggtcttcgggctctcagacgacactgcatcactcatcggcatgattgtgtcaatgacattactaaatgggcccaggaatactttcagaaaccactgtcggtaaacacaatccgccgtgccatcagcagatgccaactaaagctctatcatgcaaaaaggaagccatatgtgaacatggtccagaagcgccgtcgtgtcctgtgggccaaggctcatttaaaatggactatttcaaagtggaatagtgttttatggtcagacgagtccaaatttgacattcttgttggaaatcacggacgccgtgtcctccgggctaaagaggagggagaccttccagcatgttatcagcgttcagttcaaaagccagcatctctgatggtatgggggtgcataagtgcatacggtatgggcagcttgcatgttttggaaggctctgtgaatgctgaaaggtatataaaggttttagagcaacatatgcttccctccaaacaacgtctatttcagggaaggccttgtttatttcagcaggacaatgcaaaaccacatactgcagctataacaacagcatggcttcgtcgtagaagagtccgggtgctaacctggcctgcctgcagtccagatctttcacctatagagaacatttggcgcatcattaaacgaaaaatacctcaaagatgaccacgaactcttcagcagctggaaatctatgtaaggcaagaatgggaccaaattccaacagcaaaactccagcaactcatagcctcaatgcccagacatcttcaaactgttttgaaaagaaaaggagatgctacaccatggtaaacatgccccgtcccaactattttgagacctgtagcagaaatcaaaattgaaatgagctcattttgtgcataaaattgtaaactttctcagtttaaacatttgccatgttatctatgttctattgtgaataaaatattggctcatgtgatttgaaagtcttttagttttcattttattcaaatttaaaaaacgtcccaacttttccggaattcgggttgtacctgtACCgacttccaggtactttttttcgtaccacctccggcgaggttccaagcgagctgaggcaagctgaggcgatactataatgtgacgtgaaaacacagcagactgctgattggtcagagagaatcgtcactattcactgcgtcatcattacactcctgtttttttcagcagtgtttcgttttgctgccctaAGCCTCTCCTGaaacgtttgtcttcttgctgtgagaaacagccacatcccgaggatcaaaaacaacatgcactcgatttcctccattgtcctgtgtgtgtgggtagcaggtgtgtgtcgcgtagaagattacgtcacggcagtttcctgcagcgtcgctatgacaacaaGGTaatattgtggaggtactatctgcaatggaaaacggagcgaaaagcgagccgagccgagttgagtcgagctggtactggtaatggaaaagcgccattatatatcattgctctttttgttgtttttgattgcttccactgtcctcatttgtaagtcgctttggataaaagcgtctgctaaaagactaaatgtaaatgtaaatgtaatgtgaatTAAAATGGCTTGACATGAGAAATGCTGTTCAATGTTGTTGTCTGCAGCATGTTTAACATTGGGCTGAATCCAGTTATTCATTAGTCAGCTACTTACAGCCACTTTCTGTTCTGAATAATGTGACACTTCCACAAAGCATATCTACCCTCTATGGAATTGTTCCTATCACAGAAAGTGCTGTTTTCTCTATTAAGCTGGCATTTTCTAAGGTGTATAAAATACAATACCATGGCTTGATACACAGTCTTATGGTCTAGCAAAATactcattttaaatatcttttactTTACCAATGTTTATCTCAGCCAACACAGATGAATGAAGAAAGTTATTTCAGGGAAACACAGAAATGCAGGATATTCATAtagaattttattatattatcattgtAGACATGTAGGTCTTTTGAATGTATTAAGGTGGTAATAATGGAAAATGGGCCAAATTACAGAGAGTTTTGTTATAAACTTGCAGTTTTGTGCATTTGTACTTATACTTCACAAATGTGTTTATAGACTAAATACCATAAAGTCATCTAGATACCATAGAAACCGTATTGTTGCTTTTTACCGTGGTAGTGAGGTGTCATATGcgtcatgtgtttttttaactgtGGTCTTCATGAGCTATACATACTATACCATAGAAGACCTGTGGTTAATTTAAGTAGAATAGATTTCTCAGTAAGAATATGAAAAAATTAGTTGCTAAAATTAAACGCTACTCTTTTTGTGTTAATGGAAATAAATTTACTTCTGTATCCGAAATCAAGCTACAGCTACTGTCAAAAGCTACTGCTACTGTCAACTCAAGCTCCTGTCAAATGTGCATTTCCAAGACACACAACATGTATtatcataaataaaaaacaggtaACTGGTCTTAAATGTTATTCTGGAGCCCCAGTGTTCCCCTGGTGTTCCACATTCCTAGACCAGGAGAGTCACTTTCTCACAGAGTTTAGTTTGAtctctaattaaacacacctgaatcaACTATAGTCAACAAATGAATCAACAACTTAACTCTTTGCACTTACTTTAATAACAGCCGGATGTGTTCAAACTAAACTCAGCTGGAGCGGAAATGAGTAAACTGTCCCACAGACACTCCAGTTTTACACACATCACACAACCACACAGCAGGAAACTATTTCAGCTTATCAGTTCTGGGGGGAAAAAACTTACGTGTAGTCGAGCTGTTgtggttgtgtgtttgtgtctctgtattCATGCAGTAAAATGGCAAAAGCCAGATTTTCTCAGGATGAGTTCTTGTGTCCGGTGTGTCTGGATCTCCTGAAGGATCCAGTGACCATCCagtgtggacacagttactgtaagatctgtATTACAGACTGCTGGGATCAGGAGGATCAGAAGAGAGTCTACAGATGTCCTCAGTGCAGACAGATCTTCAGTCCAAGACCTGCTTTATTTAAGAACCTGCTGTTTGCTGAACtggtggagaaactgaagaacACCAAACTCCAAAGTGCTGTTCCTGCTGGAGCTGGAGATGTGCAGTGTGACGTCTGTACTGTAAGAAAATACAAAGCCATCAAGTCCTGTCTGATGTGTCAGGAATCTTACTGTCAGAGTCACCTTGAACAACATGAGAGCTTTTTCAGAGGAAAGAGACACAAAATGATTGAAGCCACTGGACGACTGCAGGAGATGATCTGCCAGAAACACGAGAAGCTCCTTGAGGTTTTCTGTCGCACTGATCAGAAGTTTATATGTGTGCTGTGTACGATGGATGAACATAAAAACCACAAGACTGTATCAGCAGCAGCACAGAGGACAGAGAAACAGGTATTTAACACTAGACACTGATGAAATATTGCTGACACTTAAACCTGTTTTAACTTTCATCTTGGCACAGCAGTTTCAATTTCACAATCAAAATAGATCAAATCTACCAAAACATTAAATACATGTTTCTTCCATTCTTCCATAACACTAGCAGAGGTTttcaaattaacaaacaaacttTATCACTCAAAATAATTACCTAAAAAAACACTAGCAACAGGTCAAGTCGAGCCACCCTtgtactgattgtgtcaaagcagctttatggAGTCAAACATGAAAATAGATTGTCAATAATTCAAGAATACAAAAACAGAGTCCTTTTCCAGCTAAAGtcagctttataagtaataagcaatattttaaaatctatacgatgtttgatagggagccagtgcagtgttgacaggaccgggctaatatggtcatacttcctggttctagtaagaactcttgctgctgcatttggaCTAGTTTACGTTTgttcacccaataaagcattacaataatctaaccttgaggtcatgaatgcattaactgacgtttctgcatttgacactgagagcataggttgtaatttagatatattcttCAGATAGAAAAAATTGTTTTGGTAAACAGATAGCATTATACAATAATCTTTAACAAAAAAGACAGCCTTCTACAGTTTACAATTAAATGCAATATAGTCCATGTttacattacagaaaaaaatcataatttgtctCCTTTCACATAGATGGCAATGTAAttgattatatttcatttaaggatatatttaaaaaaggtatTACTGTAGAATTGTAGAAAattgctaatttatttatttttgtattatgctGGGTTTTGAGCTTAGgtttaacatttttttgtttttttataaattgcaAATTACACATGATGAGAGAGAAAATAATTCATGTAGTTTAAAAGAAGTAGTCACTGAAGCCATTTTGTACAAAAGCAATtctaaaatatagctgcaagaaGCAATTAAAGACCAAACACAACAGAGGCAGAATGAGGAGCAGGCATGGCAGGGAGGGTCAGGCTAAACACGAAATTGAGTAATTAAATAGGGTGATTTTACTCAAACTTCAAACATTAGTAATATGATTAGATAATATGATCaattttgaccaataggtggcgctgttatcaaattGATGTGGTGTGGTCAGTatgaggtgacaatgacacaaATAATGTTTGGTGTCACTATGTCAAAGCTTCTCAGATGCAGTTTGGCACCATGCCATTAAATTTGTTAATGCGGTAAATTAAACCATTTTGCCTATCAATGCAAAGCTCATTacttttgccagcatggtctgaagataatttgggttgaatttgtaaaaaatttgACCTACAGTTCTAAGAagagtgggaagtcgtggcctaaagaTTAGAGAGTTAGAGAGTATATTACGACtgtggtgcccttgagcaaggcccactgctctgggtgtgtgctcatgGTGTgtgtgggtgcactttggatgggttattcgcttgttaagtctgacgtcacatagcagcGCTTccatgtccaaacgctctatcagttaccacgagaaaacaacaaaaggtgctaatataaactcacaatgttatagaatactagcgaaaaagttataatcttaactagggctgtcacgatattcgatttttcatatcacggttattgtggccataagaattcacgatgtcgatatatcgtgatatctatagaaaccttggggtgaggaagatatcagtcaaataattttttactttgttaattttttgagtttttctttttcacccaatgAGCATAATATTTATACTGATAaacgcagggcacaagactctggctttctccgtcttctttgcagctcctatgaaataacaagagagaaaatactgtcaagttcaacagtatgatgaataaatattaatggtaacactttacaataagatgccatttgttaacattaatgtattaacgaacataaatgaacaatgaacaattaatgtttacaaacacaacttgtgattttaacaatgcattagtaaatgctgaaattaacatgaactaagatttatAAATGCAGTGGagatattgttcattattatttacgttatttatatatgttaactaatgtaattaactaatgttaactaatgaacctcatTGAAGAATGACCACAGATGGGGCATTAAGAGCATGGCACTGCgacaacttaacattttacagagtttaatgtagcaatgtggtcacacagtttttcaagatcagttttaatcgtgtaactgttaatatgtttgaacaaataaataaataaagtgttactacgcACAGGCCATATTGATTGAAAATAAGACAATAAAGAAAACgcggtacttattaaaataatcaccctttactcaaatatatgaacacagaaaacctcTGTTAACAGTttaatataacgtttcccatactatgactagtaaaataataacaaatcacTCTGATGAACACAGCTCTCCTCGGAGTATCTGTGAGCGCTGCGTCTTCTTCTTGTGTGGCAGGTGTCAGagttaaggcacaatactgccacctgggcacTCAACCAGGTACTGATGATGGAGTATTTccatgtggtgttatcataagagaactgttcattttaaatattgtggttatcactaataccggtatatcgtcatacactaaattaacacgatatcgataattgtttatttgaatatcacggttatcgtcaataccggtatatcgcgacagccttaatcttaacctttaactccatgccgaagtcccagatagccagacaatgaaaatataaatataaaaaaaatatatgaagaaattatttgtgtttgagacgctgtgagcacggatactgtagtgtatatcgtaagtttgaaagcgtttagcttaaattattaatatgaataagcagtgctcataaacggctgctgaggtcgtattctcaagtgaagcgagatgaggcttggacccggaaacagcgcttattacgtcatcacttaacaacaggatatgcagagcacaaattctgagtatgggttaccatacttggctgtatatcacgtcacatttttttttaaagtaagttttcaaaaaaaagaaaaaaggaacttTGGCCAGTTATGGCATAATTGGTATCAATGTTCCTGGCATGACTCAAGGAATCTTTTTGAGTACTTTCAGGGCATGGTGCCAAAGACACATGCAaagttttgtaacaatataccaatgcatttgtaaaatataacttttttaaattgttaTGTTTTTAATTGGACGACCTGGAAAATTGGGTACCACTTGACTCTGCATGCTACTCTGAATGCAGAGAtcttgtgatttttggccaaactgtTATAAGCAAAAATGTTTCATATTTCTGGCCCAGTAGGTGGCACTGTGCTGAAACTGTGTAGATGTTACGGAGGCCAGCTGGTAAGTGCTGtacaggtaaacctcactcccctgaaCTCAAGTGCTTTAGTGTCCTTGTTAGAGCGCCTGTCTCTCATGCTGGAGACTCAGGTTTGAGTCCCACTCGGAACAAGAATGGGGTGGTTACGACCAGAGGGGTTACACAGGTAACCTCAGATCACTGTTTCTAGCctttacagttcaaaagttattaacacAAATGTGAGTCCATATTTGGACAAGTTGAGGTGCTAGAGGGTTtgagttagagactccaaatttgGTGTGGTTAATTTTCAGACTGTCCTCTATTGATGTTCCAAATTTTACAGCATTTCACCATACAAATTCTTTTGCCTGCCATAGACTTCTAAAGCGAAAGAAGAAGACTAACAGATACAATAGTTGCCTACTCACCTTCGGTCAATTCTTCAGGAACGAGGAGACAAGGAGCACAATAAACAATCTTTTAATTTCTTGAAACACAAGGGTAATCCACCATAGGTCCAAGAAATATCACATGTATGGACAATGCAGACCTGACAGAGGAGAGACATTAACTTAAATTCTAGGGATAATTACTCAACACATGTGCATGGAATGAGACAATCAAcatgggacatggaacacatggagagaaaacacaacataatgagtccaggggcattactcccccctcccggtagatGCAACCTTGCACTGTGGAAACAACATGGGGAGAGAATGGGTGGGAACTAGGGAGGAGGCTCAGGAGGAGGACAGACACCCGGGTGGGGGCCAGCAGATTGAAACCAGGGAgacgatggagggaggagccagggaagaGCCATAACAGCGGCCCATGGTGGAgccgatggagggaggagccttGGAGGAGGAATGGCCGCTGACTCTAGGGGGCTGACCAACGGCAGCTGAGCAGGTGGTGGAGGAGTCTGAGgcagagacggagagccgaagaaccagggtgacggggaggatccggaggtcctaggcggagcCGGAGACTGAAGCGACAGAGGACTCAGGtggagccgaggggatgaaggagcctaacggagacggagggatgaggcgaaaccagaggagtggagtcccgaggcgcaGGATGgtcgacgccagaccaaggcagGCACTGGAGAATCAGAAACTGGATCAGAAACaggagggctggacgggaccagtgGAGAGAGGAGAAGGGGCAGTTCGCTCGCTAGATCAGATTCCCAATCAATGAGATTCTCCTTTCACATATTGCTGTTAACTTGGGATTTCAcacttaaactcattctttctctcttcctgcaacttgtgtgaatgtgtgagtgcgtgtgcatATGTGTTAGAATAGTTTATATGTCTTTTTATCTCATTTATCTAaaaaagccttattcatattgaaagtgTTTCATAGTTCATGAAAGTCATAGTGTTTCATGCTTACAAggtaatgtcttaaactgctgatcttgttactgtgttaattaataatgttttcactatactttggatattaatatccattgcagagttgatgttaaacggctcgttcaatgaatcgctggccgtctcagtgatcagctgtaaaacagtgattctgttcaaattcccttgattccctttgagctaaattgacctgtttcccttacacagacacacaaacactttcTGAATCCAGATGATTTCAGTCATTTATAGCTTCAATTTGGAGTTTGTTTTGCCTTGGTTCTGTGTAGATTAATCATCTTTTTTGAGGGGTTGTAAATGTGATGCTCGTCTTTATGTAAATTAGATTTCATGATGATCTAGTTAATACTCAGTGTAGTGATCCAATAGATCATTTTCTAAGTAGAGGCTAATCTTAATTGTATAGAACACAGAACTGTCAGTGTGAAGCTCTACGTctgtgtcattttaatttttatgatacTTATGCTTGTATTATGAAACAGACCTTAAtcttcattttaattaatgtacAAAGATGGTAAATGTTCTGGAGTTTTAACCTACAGCCAATAGTTCtcagttcttttttcttttactggATTCATCTGTTCACATGATGATTTAGAGCCAGTAGTTTTTCTGTGAGACTGACGATCATCTGTTTGTCTTGCAGAAGCAGCTGAAGGAGACGCAGAAGTCGTTCCAGCAGAgaatccagcagagagagaaagatctccagcagctgagagagactgtggagtctcataaggtgagtctggagaagaagagaagtttgtctcggtctcagttcagactcactgaagctgaatcactgtgtgtcctaacagcgctctgcacagacagcagtggaggacagtgagaggatctttactgagctcatccgctccattgagagaagccgctctgagctgatacgactgatcagagatcaggaaaagactgcagtgagtcgagctgaagaacgactggagcgactggagcaggagatcaatgatctgaggaggagagacgctgagctggagcagctttcacacacacaggatcacaTCCAGTTCCTGCAGGTAACACAGATCTAGAAGAACAGGATCATAGTGGGCTTGGgcttgtattatattttatttattctgtttttatttgccTATAACATATTGATGAATCTGACCTTGAAAACCCCAAACATGAAGTGAGGCTGAATAACAGTAATGAGTCTCATCAGGTTTTCAGGGACTTTTGCAGCCTTACATGTCTGAATTTGTGgtggtttttcttaaatatttattatggCAATATTTGCAGCAGTTTTGTGTGTTGTTTGCAGTGAAAtcacaattaatttaattaatttaagtcAGTGACAGTAAGAGTACAATTACCCCTTATTTACTTTTATGCATAATTACTGAAATTGTGTTTCAGTCAATGGTCACACCAAGACACCAAGAAATACTAATAATTCTACTTTTCTACTAattgcatttcattatttttgtgttactttttacataaatcatttttgcattaacatttaattatcacAGGCTTGCATAATATTCTGCGTTTGATATACTGAtgctgaatctgtttttgtgtgagtgagatgagtaaatgcatgttgacatttagtctagaactacagtaacatcatgttcacacagcacacaacGCATCTGCCCTCACTCCTAATTCCTCTCAACATGTCAATCAATACATgaaaaaacaaagtaactggaattttttattggaaaaagtaactttgtaaaaatgtaaattttaaagtaatgtgttactttcaaagttacttgaaaaaaggtAATATGATTATGTAATTTATACATATAATCCTACTTATattgcattacccccaacactgatttgCACATTGTCACtcagtgatttattattatttattattattatgtatttttcttttacaatttatactagtaaaataatatttttggtgAAATCATGTATTATGGGCCAAATAGCAAATATTCAATCCAATATACACTATATTCAGTATTCCATGTAGATGTTTAATAGTAGCCTTCATTAAAGCTCTTGTCTAGAAATGTTAATTTTGTCGCACACACTTaacatgtaaatataaacaaGCTTGCTCAGCCGTATCTCTCTCACACATTTCAGAAACTAACAGGTTGCAAAGAAATAGACCTGTAGGTTGTGAATGAATGACTGAGAGAGATTATGtggaaatattaaatatgattatGCTGTCCACAGCACAACAGACCCATTGCTACTATAGCAGCAAGGACACAGTATCCAGATCAGACTGTCCTTACAACCCAAACTAACCACATAATGCCCATTAAGGACATAAAGGACACTTCTCCATTAAATTTATAGACAAACTTTTCTATAAATGAACATGCATATCCATGGAATATATGCATTATTACCGTTCTGTATATtaagccatatcaccctggagcccaagaccggtttcccactgaagctaagcttcttggatgggagacctcctgagaaaactaggttgcttctggaagaggtgctagtgaggccagcagg includes:
- the LOC132154375 gene encoding tripartite motif-containing protein 16-like, coding for MAKARFSQDEFLCPVCLDLLKDPVTIQCGHSYCKICITDCWDQEDQKRVYRCPQCRQIFSPRPALFKNLLFAELVEKLKNTKLQSAVPAGAGDVQCDVCTVRKYKAIKSCLMCQESYCQSHLEQHESFFRGKRHKMIEATGRLQEMICQKHEKLLEVFCRTDQKFICVLCTMDEHKNHKTVSAAAQRTEKQKQLKETQKSFQQRIQQREKDLQQLRETVESHKRSAQTAVEDSERIFTELIRSIERSRSELIRLIRDQEKTAVSRAEERLERLEQEINDLRRRDAELEQLSHTQDHIQFLQSFQSLSAPPESTDVNEDLFSYLVSSDALRESVHQLRDKLEDFCKEHLNKISDRVTFTNIVPRIRKDFLQYSHQLSLDLNTVNKWLRLSERNRAITNTGKKQPYPDHPDRFDQWSQVLCRESVCERCYWELEWSGNHGVCISVSYKSISRKGLGNECVFGRNDQSWSLFCSPSSCSFRHNNIETVLPVIPISRRIGVFDDDDDIVRRIGVFVDHSAGTLSFYSVSDTMSLIHTVQSTFTQPLYPGFWIDYKSSVKMC